The genome window TGTCTTTTTCAGTCAGAGCTTTTAAAGGACAAACTAAGAGACAACCCCCACAGGAGTGGCATATATCTTCAAATATTTTTAAGCTGCCATTAACATACGCGAGTGCATTAAATCTGCAGAATTCAACACATTTCCTACATCCATCACATATAGATTGGTCTACTACGGGAATTTTTACAAAAACGTCTTCTTCCAATTCCCATTCAGGTTTGAAAAAAAGATGCCCGTTGGGCTCTTCCACGTCACAATCACAATAGTATGCATTTTCTGCGACTGCAGCCAAATTCACTGCAAGAAGGGTCTTTCCTGCCCCTCCTTTTCCACTTAAAATCGCAATTTTTTTGTTTCTTTTATCTTCCAAATTTTTCATGATATCCAGGATGGATGTCTTTGAGAACTTGTAGTTTCCCTTCTTTAAAGGCATTCACGTTCTCTACAATTGTTAAATCTGCGGTTTTATAGATCTGAACATTTGCCCTTTGAAGCACTTCTGCAGCGTTTTGCCCACAGTGAGGTGTTAACAACACAGATGCTTTTGAATCTGCGACTATTTGGGCAGCTTTGATTCCTGCTCCACCTTGTAATGAGGCTGCAGTGTTATCAATGAACTCTGCTGTATCTGTTTCAGCATCATAAATTGCGAAAAAAGGAGCTCTCGCAAAGGAGAGTGAAACTCTTGAATGCACGTCTTTCTTGTCTGCCGGGATTGATATTATCATGTCATATCCTCCTAAATTTAATCTATTTCGGGATATTTCTTCTTACAACATCTTCGACTACAAACTTTATCCTTACCATCACACATTATGTATTGTCCGCCCTCTATAATAAGTATCTTGCTATTTATCAAAGAGTCAGCAAGCTTTCTTCTTGCTTCTGTATATATTCCTTGTACTGTAGTTCTTGCCACATTCATTCTCTGAGCACATTCTTCTTGTGTCAGATTCTCAAGGTCAATTAACCTTAAGGTTTCATATTCATCTAGCGTCATTAACACGGAAT of Synergistaceae bacterium contains these proteins:
- a CDS encoding dinitrogenase iron-molybdenum cofactor biosynthesis protein, yielding MIISIPADKKDVHSRVSLSFARAPFFAIYDAETDTAEFIDNTAASLQGGAGIKAAQIVADSKASVLLTPHCGQNAAEVLQRANVQIYKTADLTIVENVNAFKEGKLQVLKDIHPGYHEKFGR
- a CDS encoding DUF134 domain-containing protein: MPRPVKFRKICSLPKRTRFGPLGNRCVTTDSVLMTLDEYETLRLIDLENLTQEECAQRMNVARTTVQGIYTEARRKLADSLINSKILIIEGGQYIMCDGKDKVCSRRCCKKKYPEID